From the genome of Pirellulales bacterium:
CGGAAGTACTTTTCCAATCCAGGGATGGGCTATGAAGACGCAACATTTTTTTCGCCTGGGCGTGATGCTGGCTTGGGTGGGCTTTTTGGCTGGCACAACCGGCTGCAGTTCGTTTGACCTGAGCAAACGAATTCCTTGGGGCGATAGCGATGGCACCCCCCCCATGCGGATCATGGCCGTTTGGACGGATACGATCATGAATTCCCCCGACAAGCCCGCCATGCGCGGCTTTGGCGGGCGGGTGATGTTTTATGCCCAGGGGGAAGACCCGATCAAGACCTCGGGCACGATGATTGTGTACGCGTTTGACGAAACGAATCGCGAACCGACCAATGTCACCCCCGACCGCAAGTATGTGTTTCGTAGCGAGGAATTTGCCAAACACTATAGCAAAGGAAGGTTGGGGCACTCGTATAGCTTTTGGCTGCCGTGGGACGAAGTGGGAGGACTGCAAAAGGAAATTAGCCTGATCGTGCGCTTTATGCCGGACAAGGGGGGCGTCATCGTGGCCGAGCAGACCAAGCATTTACTCCCGGGGGTCACGGCGGAATTGGCAAAAATTCAGCAGCAAGCTAAGCAAAATCAGTTAGCCCGGATGGCGGCTGGCAATCAATCCTCTCCCGCCATGCAAAACTGGCCCGGACAACCCGCGCTCATGGGCCAAGCTGGGGTCATGGGCCAACCAGGAGCTATGGGCCAACCCGGCCAGTTACCGCAATCCGGCACCCCCGGAATGGCCGCTCCTCCGGGACATGATCCGGCAATGCTGCAACCCGCGTATTATGCCCCGGGAACAAACAATCCCGCGTCAAATTATGCAACACCAGCCAATTATTTGAGTCCGGCGGGCAATTATTTTGGCCCGCCAAATCCGCAACCACAACCCGTGCAGAACTTGCCGGGTACTCCCGCCGCAAACATGAAAAAATCACAGACTATGACGATTCCCCTGCGGGGCCAACATTCGTCGCTGGTGCATGTGCCTCAACAGTTAACACAAAATACGGTTGGGCAATCAACCGCCGGGAACGCCGCTGGATATGGAGTCAACCCAGGGAATGCGATAGCTACCTACAATCAAACGATTTCCCAGGCCAATCCGATGCAAGGGACCGTCCAGGGTTATCCCGTGCAAAATAGTACAGCGTTTCAGGCCGGAGGGACGGCGGCCACCAATGTGATTTATGGCGGTAGCGGCACGGCGATGCAAAACAGTTGGCAAGAATTGGGGGGTCAGCAGGCTCTTACCCCGATGCAGCAGCGAATGCTACAAGCGCAGATGGCCCAGCAAACCGGGGGAGCGGCTTTTCAGCAGCAATACACGCCTCAAGTCCCCATGAACGGTCCCATGACCCCGCAACCCACGCTGAGCAAGTTCCCGGCGGGGGGAATTCCCCAGAATGGTCAAACTGCTAACGGACAGGGGGAACAGGAACCTCCTCCGGCAGGGTCAGGTCATTTTGGACTTTGGAAACGCCGGGTTCCAGGAGGCACAATCTCTCGGCTAAGTCCCGCTGGCGCTGGTCTTTCACAACGCCCGTGAGGATCGCGGTGCGGCCATCCATTTGCACCTGAATATCGCCGCTTAGCCGTGAGAGCGACTTCGTTCGATTCAGACGCGTCGAAAGTGTAGTTGTTAGGACCTCGGGCTGGGGAGAAGCGAATTCAAATTGAACGGTGCGGATGGCCCGCACGGTTTTTTTAGACCGGGCGTTTCCCTGGTTCCCTTGGTTCTGTTGATTCCCTTGATTCATATTGTTCTGCCGGGCCATTCCCTGAAAAGCCGCTTGCTGGGCACCAACCACCGAGCCAAAGAAATTGGCAAAATCTCCGGAATCCGCCCCCACAAATTGCCGCTGCTGTCCCTGGCGATTCTGGCCTAGGCCCCCATTTTGGCCAAACTGACCCTGTTGCTGATTCAGGCCACCTCGTTGAGTTCCGCCAAAGGTGTTATTTGCCCCCCCGGTGCTGCTAGAACCCAAGCTGCGGTTGCCAAAGGCTCCGGATGTTGATCGGCCCGAACTGGAACCCCCCAGGCCGCTGCTGCCACCGATGCCGCTACTTCCTATGCCGCCACCGCCTATACCACTGCTGCCGATCCCCGACGCACCCCCCCCGTTGATTGTTCCCCCACTAAATTGAGCAAAGGCCAAATTGTGGAAAGCGAACAGGCCCAGCAGTAGCGAAAGTCGTAGGCAGGTTTGCATAGGAAGTATTTTTGCCAAACAAAAGCCAATGGGATACGGACAAAGCGGGACACTAAGACTCCGCTATGGATTTAACCAAAAAAATTGGTGTAAGTTTCCCGCATAGACCCCATCAACGTTAAAAAAAATGGAGGGGCGGCACGGCCCTAGGTATTTTTTCAGCCGGAAACAAACGGTTGCATCATTTTACCGTGGCTAGCCTGGAAGAATCCAGGGAATTCTTGGTAGGGAGGGCCGAATAAATGCTACAGGCGTAAAGGTTTATGCCCGTTGATGCCCCAGGTTTGATGGGGAAAATTGCTATTTTTATTAAATCATGTGAAACTTTTCCCCGGATTTCAGGTACTACTCCCCTGTCAACGGTTTTTGTAGTAACACGCGATTTCTCATGATTTTAGGATCAAAATGTCCAACATCCTCTCTCATTTACGCAAAATTCTTTTCATCGTAACTCTCTGCGTCGGGGGATGGTCATACGGGGCCGGTCATCTCTGGGCCGCCCGGGCCGAAAGCACCAAACTGTTGCCCAAAGAGACCTTGGTGTATGTGCGCGTCGCCAATGTGCCAGAATTTGTGAGTCGTTTTCGCGAAACAGGTTTTGCCCGTATGTTGGCTGACCCGCAAATGCGACCCCTGGTGGAACAGCTTTATGGCAAAGCCCGCGATGCCGTGGAAGAGGTCAAAGATCAAACCGCGCTCGGCCTGGATGAGATGCTGCAAATTCCCGCCGGAGAGATCGCCTTTGCGGTGATCGCCCGCGCCGAGGGGCAGCCTGTCCCGGTGCTGATTATCGACACGGGCGATAATGTGGCCAACGCCAAAAAGCTCATGGATAAAATCCGCGAAAACAATCCCGAACCCGATCGTCGCGAGGAACAGATCGAGGGGTATACCGTTATTGTCGATGAAGTTGCGACAGTGGAAAGGGACGGTACCTTTGTCTTTACCACGGAGGTCGGTGTTTTGGGCGAAATTCTCCGCCAGTGGGAAGGCATCGCCGAGCAAAACCTACAAAATAACCCCAAATATGGCGCCATCATGCGCTCCTGCCGGGCCAAGGACCAAGACCCCCAATTCACATGGTTTGTTGATCCGATTGGCCTGTTTAAGGAGTTCTCCAAAGCCAGCTTTTCCGCATCGGCGGCCTTGGCCTTTTTGCCCGCTTTGGGTTTGGATGGATTGCAGGCGATCGGCGGTAGTCTTGCTTTTTCCGTGGACGAATTTGACACATTGGCCCACATTCACTTGCAACTGGATAATCCCCGAGCGGGGGTGCTCGAGGCCTTGGCCCTAACAGAGGGGGATATGAAGCCCCAAACCTGGGTGCCGGGCAATGTTTCGGCCTATAACACGATCTATTTTGACGTGCCCGCGGCGTTTCATTCGATAGAGAAACTCGTGGATAGCTTTCAAGGCGAAGGCCGCGTGGCGGAGGAAATTCAGCGGAATGTGTCGGATAACATCGGGGTGGATGTCATCAAAGAGATTTTGCCCTTATTCAAGGGCCGCGGTACCTGGATTACTCGCAGGCCTTCGATACCACGGGAAGTCGGGGGAGTGGGAGCCGAGGTCACAAATCAACAGGCGGAAGTGAACATTCGTTTTGGCCGCGATATGGACCAACTGATCGCGATTGAAGTGACCGATTTGGCACAAGCTCAAAAGTTGTTTGACCAAGTCGTAGCCAAGTTTCACACCGAATTGGGGGAACGGATGGAAAAGAAATCGTGGTCGGGCATGGCATATTACCAATTTACGGTACCGAATCAAACATTTGAGCCCGTGGACGAAGAAGATTCCGTCCGCCCGCAACCGTGCGTCGCCTTTGCACACGATTGTGTGATTGTGTCCAATTATCCTGGTTTAATGAAAACCGTGCTGGGTCGGCAGGACGCGTCGGACACCCTGGCGGAAAGCCTGGATTACAAGCTGATGTCCAGCAAGCTATTGCGGCAGGTGGGGGACGCCAAAGTAGGGGCTCTCACCTTTGATCGGCCGGAGGAAAGTTTACGTTACCTGTGGGAAATTGCCGAACAGCAGCAAACCCGGGAACGGTTAAAGCAAGTCGGCGAAAACAACCGGTTTTTCCGGACCTTGGATGAAGTCATGGAGCAAAATCCGTTGCCGCCATTTTCGGTCGTGGAAAAATACTTTGCTCCCAGCGGCGGTGTATTGACCAATGATGATTCGGGTTTTCACTATATTGCGTTTTCACTCAAGCGCAAAACCGAGTAACAACTTGCCAGGGAATAATTGTTAAAACCCTAGTAACACGATCTCTTCACCCTTTGCCGCTTGCATTCGCCGTGGTAAAGCGTTACCACAGAAGATAGTTGCAGGTGCTGAATTGGACAATTAGCAGGAAATTTTGGGGAATTTTTGGTTATGGATAACACCACTCGGGGTGGTAAACGCATTTTACTGGTGGATGACGACCAGGAAATCTTGGAATCGATGAAGCTAGCCCTGGAATCCCGCGGCTTTCAGGTCATGATTGCGCGGGATGGCAACCACGGATTGGCCCTGGCCGAATCGGAACGCCCGGACCTGCTGATCACCGATATGATGATGCCCAAGCGGAGCGGTTTTTTGGTCTTGGAAAAGCTGCGCACCAGCGACGACCCCAACCAAAGCGTCATGAAAATCATCATGATCACCGGCAATGAGGGAAATCGGCATAAATCCTATGCGGAAACTCTGGGGGTGGATGATTACATTCGCAAACCGTTTGCGATGGAACGGCTGCTGGAAAGCGTGGAAAAACTGCTGGGCGTGGAATAATTTGCCCCCTAGTGCTGTGCCACAGTTAAAGATTCAGGTTTGGTAGATCAGCCGCTGGGCGTTAGCTCGCGGCTTTTGCCGCTCTGGCCGTGGCTAGCGCCCCCATGGCTCACCCGTAAACGAATTCTTGACATAGCCCACGAATACTTGTTAGGGCCCACGAATCCTTGATAGGGCACTAGTCTTGGCCTTTTGCTGGCTCCGGGCCATTCTATGAGCAGGCAGGATACGATTTTTATTAGTGCGCAATCCTGGTTTATTTGCTGATCTACCCCGGGACATTTATCGTGAAAATTATTTGAAATTAGACTTGGAAGTATTTATACTATGACTATCGCTGAGAAGGATTTTTTTACCGGGGGTAGGGGCGGTCATGGCAAAGAAGTTTTTTGTGCGAATACAGGACCGAATTGCCGGGCCTTTTAGCTCTATACAAATCAAGGCCGCGGCCCAAGCCGGCAAACTCAAGCCGAACCACGAATTGTCGGAATCTGACGCGGGACCCTGGATGTCGGCTGGCAAAGTCCGGGGATTATTTGCTGAATTAGACCCGGGGAAAACCCGTCAACCAGCGGTCACTGTCACGGTCAAAGAAGGGGCGACAAAGCTTTCTAGCGCGGCGGTGGCCGCGTCCCCTCCCCCGCCCTCCGATTCCGCGGAGTCCCGGGATTACTCGGTTTTACCAGAGGAACCCATTATCACCGCCGCTTTGGTCGAGCCAGAGTGGAATTTGGGTGAGGTGGATAAGAATGGGCTGTTACCCGGCAGTTCCGGGCCAATCCGCAACGGCTTTGTGGAAAAACACCTAGTCCAGAATGAGCGGGTCCTGTTTTGGAGCGGCATCTCGCCCGTGATCTTTTTATTGCCGGGTATCTTGTTTATTTGTGCGGCGGTAATTGCGTATCAAACCTTTCAAACAATGGTAACCGTGGAGAATATCAAGCAAGGAATGTCGCAAATGGAAAGATATTCCGGCCAACCCAGGCAAAACAGTTTAAACCGCGATCCCGCCTTAAGACAGACGCTCAATCAACAGACACGGCGACTCGTTATTGTTCTGATCTGCGGGTTATTACTGTTGGCGTCCCCTATTTTGTTGATATTGAACCTGATCCGTTACCTGCAGACGGAATATGCTTTGACAAATCTGCGGATAATCATGAAAACCGGCAGTATTACCAGCACGACATTTGCCAAGCCGTATCACCAAATCGCGGGAATCGAGCTTGTTAAACTCTCCTTGGGAAAATTGTGTGTCTACCCCAGCGGCGAAGCAACTCCTGTCACATTCCCTTGTCTAAAGTCTCCTCAGTTGTTTTGCAAATACGCGCAACGTCCACACATGCGCACTTTTCAGGAATATGCCTTGGACCCCTCCGCCATCCGCCCGCGACACCCCCTTGCGGGTAGTCCTGGGGGGGGTTCCTCATCTTTTTCCTCGCCGACAAGTCAAGCAAAATCCCCCGCGGGGTTTAGCATTAAATCACCGTTCTATTTATTATTTGGCTTCCTTGCAATTTTTATAGGAGGGGTGTTGTCCCTCTGGGTGTTGCTATTGGCGTTCACGGGTTTGCCGATGGATATCCTGCAAATCGGGACGGCACTAGCCTTTTTTGCAACAATCATAGCTGTGGGATTTAAATGGCTAAAAAAAGGCTTGGGAAAATAATGGCAAGTTAGCAAAAGGTGGCGAAGCTGATCGGGTGAGCCGATATGCCATCAGTCCAAAACAACAAAGGAAATGGTTTTACAGGGATTTATCCCGTGCAAACAATTTACATCTTTTCCAACTCAAAACGGTACTGTCTGGGACTATCCTAAAAAATTCGGGGGCGCAGCGCTGGCCGGCAGAAACCCCGGCAATTCCTGTTTTTGCTGGAGATAAAAAAATAAATTGCGTGGCAATTTCGATTTTTTCATGATTATAGAAATTCTCTATTGCCTCATCTGAACTTTATGGAAATAATTAGATTAGGGAAAGTGAGGTGCCGTGAGCAAGCACCTCGGGCCGCAACTGGAACATAGAAGAGCTTCAGTTGCCAACACGATTGTGCCGCTACGCGACGCACCTCGCAAATTCCGCGCTCTTTCGCAACTCTGCCGTTCGTGGTCGGATTTTCTCCCCGGCTGCATTTTTTTAAGTGGCACTCTTGGCACCGGGATTTTCCTGCGCGCTGAGGGCCAAATTTTAAAAATTCCGCCTGGAATTATCTTGCTAACGAATGGTCCGTGCTATTAGGCGGCCCTAAATTTGCTGGCACGCTTAAGTGAATTTCGGGCTTAAAAATGGCGGGTGGCGGGCGAGTCGGGATGGATGTTGTGGTTGTTAAGTTTAATGTCGGTTTGCATTTAGCCAGCGTATGCCGGCAGGATGCGGCCAACTGAGCAAGGAAGCCTGAAAACTTGCTTGAACCCTAATTAACGCAGCACCCTCCTCAATTTGGCCAAAATAGTCGCCGTTGGCGTTGTGTGAATAAATCTTTCACTCCTTCCCCGATGGCTTTAACCCCCTTGGAGAGATGGCTATGTCCGCTGGAAAAGGCATCGTCTCGCTCATTGCAGAGCGGCAAGATCTGCACCAGTTTCGCAAGAAACATTGGGTTGGCTCATTTGAGGAATACCTGGACCTGGTCTCCCAGGATCCCAAAGTGACGCGAAATTCGTTTGAACGGGTGTACGACATGATTATGTCGTACGGGACCAGCACCTACGAAATGGCCCGCGAAAAGCGCGTCCATTACAATTTTTTTGACGATCCTGAGGAACAAGGGGCGGATGCCGTCTTTGGCCTGGATGAACCCTTGGGCGCGCTGGTCAATGCGTTTAAAAGCGCCGCGCAGGGTTATGGAATCGAAAAGCGCGTCTTGCTGCTGCACGGTCCAGTCGGCAGCAGCAAAAGCACCATCGCCCGCTTGCTCAAGCGCGGTTTGGAACGCTATTCGCAAAGCGATGATGGAGCGTTGTATTCGCTCGGCTGGGTGGATCTGGAAAATCGCAGTACGATTCACTGGTGTCCGATGCATGAGGAACCGCTGCATTTGGTGCCAGAGCGGTTTCGGCCCGATGTGGAACAAGGATTAAACGCCCAACATGCCGAAGGGGAATACCGGGCCAAGATTCGGGGCGAATTATGCCCCTATTGCCGGCACATTTATCATGAGCGGCTGAAATTGTATGACGGAGACTGGACGCGCGTGATCCAGGATGTGCGCGTGCGGCGCGTGATCCTGAGCGAAAAAGATCGGGTGGGGATTGGGACGTTCCAGCCCAAGGACGAGAAAAACCAGGATTCGACGGAGCTAACCGGGGACATCAATTATCGCAAGATCGCCGAATATGGCAGCGATAGCGATCCCCGGGCGTTTAATTTTGATGGTGAATTCAATGTGGCCAACCGCGGGATTATCGAGTTTGTCGAAGTCCTGAAATTGGACGTGGCGTTTTTGTACGATTTGCTGGGCGCTTCCCAAGAGCACAAGATTAAACCCAAAAAATTCGCGCAGACAGACATTGACGAGGTAATCCTGGGTCATACCAACGAGCCGGAATACCGCCGCCTGCAAAACAACGAATTCATGGAGGCGCTCCGCGACCGCACGGTCAAGATTGACATTCCCTACAACACCACGTTGGCGGATGAAATCAAGATTTACGAAAAGGACTACAATAGCCGCAAAGTGGCGGGCAAGCATATCGCCCCCCACACCATCGAAATGGCGGCGATGTGGGCGGTGTTAACCCGGCTGGAACAGCCCAAAAACGCCGGATTGACGCTGCTCCAAAAGCTTAAGTTGTATAACGGCAAAACGCTGCCAGGCTTTACCGAGGACAACATTAAGGAACTGCGCGAAGCGGCGATCAGCGAGGGGATGCTGGGAATTTCTCCGCGATATGTGCAGGATAAAATTTCCAATGCGCTGGTCGTCCATCCCGAGGCAAAATCCATCAATCCGTTCATGGTGCTCAATGAGCTGGAAAACGGCCTAAAACACCACAGCCTGATCACCCATGAAGAGACCAAACAGACCTACCGCGAGTTGATCAGCGTGGTGAAGCAGGAATACACCAACATTGTGAAAAACGAGGTGCAGCGGGCGATTGCCGCCGACGAGGACGCGCTGAAGCGGCTTTGTTCGAATTACATCGACAGCGTGCGGGCCTACACCCAACGGGAAAAAGTTCGCAATAAATTCACGGGCCAACTGGAAGAACCGGATGAACGGCTGATGCGCTCGATCGAGGACAAGATTGACATTCCCGACAGCCGCAAGGATGACTTCCGCCGCGAAATCATGAATTACATCGCCGCGTTATTAATGGATGGGCGGACATTTGATTACAAGTCGAACGAACGGTTGTACAAGGCGCTCGAACTGAAATTGTTTGAGGATCAAAAGGACACGATCAAGCTGACCAGTCTGGTCAGCAAGGTGGTGGATGCCGACACCCAGGCCAAGATTGACGTGGTCAAAACGCGATTGATCCGGGACTTTGGCTATGATGACGAAAGCGCGACCGACGTGCTGAATTACGTGGCCAGCATTTTTGCCCGGGGAGACGCTAAGTAAACAATGATGAATGAAGAATGAAGAATTTTGTGTGTTCCAAATTTTATATGTGACTAGGTGTTTCCCTGTTCCCCGTTCCCTGTTCCCTCCCCCCTATCCCCTACCCTGCCATGGTTCTCAATATTGACAACGATCAACGCCGGTTCAAGCAGATCGTCCAAGGGAAGGTCCGGGAGAACCTGCGCAAATACATCAACCATGGCGAGATGATCGGGCGCCAAGGGAAGGAATTTGTGAGTATTCCCCTGCCGCAACTGGATATCCCGCATTTTCGCTACGGAAAAAATGGTTCTGGTGGTGTTGGCCAGGGGGCGGGAGAAGTCGGCTCGCCGCTTGGACCAGGTAAGGATGGCGACGCCCCCGGACCCGCTGGTAGCGAACCGGGGGAACACATCTTGGAGGTGGAGTTATCGCTGGCGGAGTTGGCGCAAATTTTGGGGGACGAATTAGAGTTGCCCCGGATCGAGCCTAAGGGAAAAGCCAGCCTGGAACAAGAAAAAACCCGCTATACCAGCATCCGCCGGACGGGTCCGGAATCCCTACGCCATTTTAAACGGACGTATGTCCAGGCGTTGCGACGGCAAATTTCCACGAATACCTATGACTCGGGCAGCCCGCGGGTGATCCCCATTCGCGATGACAAACGTTACCGCGCGTGGCAGACCGTGCAATTGCCGGAAACCAACGCCGCCATCATTTACGCGATGGATGTTAGCGGCTCGATGACGGACGAACAAAAGCAAATCGTGCGGACCGAGGCGTTTTGGATTAACACCTGGCTGGCCAGCCAGTATGACGGCATCGTTCACCGCTATGTCATCCATGACGCCGTGGCCAAGGAAGTTGACGAGGAAACCTTTTACCGCACGCGTGAAAGCGGCGGCACGCGGATTAGCTCCGCCTACAAGGTTATCCATGAAATCATCCGCCAGGATTATCCCGCCAGCGATTGGAATACCTACGTCTTTCAATTTAGCGACGGCGATAATTGGGGAGAGGATAATGAAACCAGCATTCGTCTGTTGGGCCAGGAGATTTTGCCCCAGATCAATTTGTTTTGCTATGGCCAGGTCGAAAGCCCCTATGGCAGCGGCGAGTATATCAAGGCCCTGGCCAAGGTTTTTGGCAATTCCCATGAAAAACTGGTGCTTAGCGAGATCGAAAACCGGGAAGGCATTTTTGACAGCATCAAGGAATTTTTGGGCAAGGGGCGGTAATTTGCGACAAAAATGCAAGACAATTATGGTCGCAAATAAATAAAGAAAGGCAACAGTGAATGCGAGATTATCCATTTCAACTGTTCCAGTAATGATTTTGCAATTTTTGCGGCAATAACACATCAGTTGTGGCTTTTAACGGCTATATTATGACCAACCACCCATTTTCCCCGTTGCCGGATTATCTGGCCCAGGTGCAAACCCAGATCGAGGGTTATGCCGCTGGTCATGGGCTGGATTTTTTTCCCACGATTTTTGAGATGGTGGACGCGGACCAACTGCACGAGGTCGCCGCGTATGGCGGCTTTCCCAACCGCTATCCCCATTGGCGGTTTGGCATGGAGTACGAGCAACTGTGCAAAGGATACACCTACGGCCTGCAAAAAATCTATGAATTGGTCATTAACAATAATCCTTGCTATGCCTATCTGCTAAAGTCCAACGCCACCACCGACCAAAAGATGGTGATGGCCCACGTCTTTGGCCATTGCGATTTCTTTAAAAATAACTACTGGTTCAGCCAAACCAGCCGCAAAATGATGGATGAAATGGCCAACCACGCCAATCGCGTCCGTCGCTGCCAGGACCGCGTGGGCACAAGCGAAGTGGAAGAGTGGATCGATGCCTGTCTGAGCATCGAGGATTTAATTGACATTCACGCCCCGTTTATTAAGCGGCATTCCGATAAATCCCCTCCCCCCACCGTACGCGCCGAACCAGCGCCTGGCGATGCCGCGGAGGAAGAGTACCGCGCGGGACGATTTGCCGCCAAGGACTACATGGACCAGTACATTAATCCTCCGGAGGTTCTCAAAGCCGAGTCCGACCGCCTGCGCAACGAACGGGAAATGGATCGCAGCTTTCCGGAATCTCCGGTGCGGGACGTCATGGGATTTATTTTAGAGCATGCCCCGCTCAAGGGGTGGCAGGCGGAAATTTTGGGCATTATTCGGGATGAAGCTTATTATTTTAGCCCGCAGGCCCAGACCAAGATTATGAACGAGGGTTGGGCCAGTTATTGGCACAGCACGATCATGACGCAACAAGGGTTGGAACCGGCGGATATTATCAACTACGCCGACCATCATTCCGGGACAATGGCCAGCAGCCCGACGCGGTTGAATCCCTACAAGATCGGCATCGAACTTTTTCGGGATATCGAAGATCGCTGGAATCGGGGTCGCTTTGGCAAGGAATTTGACGAATGCGACGATTATGAGCGCAAACGCCGCTGGAATACCGAAACCAATCTCGGGCGGCAAAAAATCTTTGAAGTCCGCCGCGTGCATAACGATCTGACGTTTATCGATGAATTTTTGACGCTGGACTTTTGCCGCGAGCATAAATTGTTTTCCTTTGGCTATAACCAGGACCACGAAAATTACGAAATCGAGAGCCGGGAATTTCCTAAAATCAAAGAACGGCTGCTGTTCCAATTAACAAATTTAGGAAGGCCCATCATCCAGGTGCGCGACGGCAACTACCGCAACCGCGGGGAACTGTATCTCGAGCACAAACATTGCGGCGTGGATTTAAAAATTAGCTACGCCCGCGATACCTTGGCAAATCTAGAGCGGCTGTGGCGGCGGCCGGTCCACATCGAAACGATCATCGAGGATAAAGTGACCGTGTTTAGCTATGACGGCAAAGAACATTTGTCGGAGGCGGCATAATCGTCAACAAATTTACTCCCGCGCGAAAGCGCGGCGGTGCGAAGGCGGCAGCGAACAATCAGCCCGGGTCAGGATGGCCCGCGGCACGGTCAATGGGTAGTCCCCGGACTACTATTCGCCGTGTCAAAATATATGAGAAGGGAATGGCGGCTCGTCTCAATTAGCGGTGTGGCAACCGCGTGAACCCGGACAACACCAGGGTCATCCTGGATAACCCAGAGCTTAGGACAAGGTTCGCCTACTCTGTGAAATTATTCACTGGGCGGCGACCGGGGTTAAGCTTTTCCCTGGTGTGATTTCGCGCATAACCGCAAGTGGATATTTTACCGTTATCCGCGCCTGTTGTGCGTATGATGGAATTGAGGAGAGTCATTCAACGAGATTTTTGGCATCAATGTTGCAGCCTGTTCCTTCCCCCGGCCGATACAGACCTGTGAGGGCGGGCTGCCTTTCCTGGTAGGGGCGTCCCATGTTATTACGTCAATCCATTCAGAGTGAATTAGCCAGTTGGCTGTTGCCCCTGGCGTTTCCCCGGACACTCCAAGTGTCGGCGGGACCAGTGCGGTTCCAAGCGGAGCTGACGGCCGCCGATCAATTGGCGGTCGCGTTTCAAGATTTTTCCGTGACGCTGGATCGACTATCCCGCGCAAATCTGACGGAATTAAAGGCCGTGGCCGAGTCTCTCTCGCGCAAATTAACATATTTGCTAGAGCCAATCAGCCCCATCGAAGTCGACGCCGACCAATGTCTGGTGCAATTGCGGTCAGTCCCCCCCCAGCGCGATGAAAACGGTAGCACATATTACGAAATTTTAGTGCGACGAGGGGGCACGCTTTCCTTGGTAAGGTATCACAAAGCCAAGGATGCCCCCCGCGAGGTAATTCCCGCCCAAGTCACACGGGAAGTTTTTGCCCGGTTGGCGGAGGATTTTGCCAACGCGGCGCCATAACATGCCCTCCTATAAAAAGTTGATCCCTAGTTAGATTTTTGATCCCCGGATTTGTTCGGGGCTGGCGGTTTGGGGGCTTCCTTTGGCAGTTTGGGGATCAATCGCATCGTGACTGGCGTTCCCTTGGCGGGAATTTTTTCGGTCATGGCCTCAAACTGCAGGCCCACGTCGGCCATATCGGTGCTTTTAACCGGCAGGTCCAGCATCGCGCTGCTAAAATTTGACACGCAAATAAAATCGCCGGCATTGGCCAGATACGTCAGTTTGCCGGTCATTTCATCCTTCCAAAATCCGCTCCCTGCAAAGACCCAAGAGTGTTTCATGGGTTTGCCGGTGGCGGTGTCTTTGATCCATTCCTGGGCGCGGATTGTCTGGGTTTTTCCCTCGGAGTCTTTCCAGGAGAGTTCAATTTCGATTTCTGTGCCGCTGGCGGGGATATATTTGGGA
Proteins encoded in this window:
- a CDS encoding SpoVR family protein; this encodes MTNHPFSPLPDYLAQVQTQIEGYAAGHGLDFFPTIFEMVDADQLHEVAAYGGFPNRYPHWRFGMEYEQLCKGYTYGLQKIYELVINNNPCYAYLLKSNATTDQKMVMAHVFGHCDFFKNNYWFSQTSRKMMDEMANHANRVRRCQDRVGTSEVEEWIDACLSIEDLIDIHAPFIKRHSDKSPPPTVRAEPAPGDAAEEEYRAGRFAAKDYMDQYINPPEVLKAESDRLRNEREMDRSFPESPVRDVMGFILEHAPLKGWQAEILGIIRDEAYYFSPQAQTKIMNEGWASYWHSTIMTQQGLEPADIINYADHHSGTMASSPTRLNPYKIGIELFRDIEDRWNRGRFGKEFDECDDYERKRRWNTETNLGRQKIFEVRRVHNDLTFIDEFLTLDFCREHKLFSFGYNQDHENYEIESREFPKIKERLLFQLTNLGRPIIQVRDGNYRNRGELYLEHKHCGVDLKISYARDTLANLERLWRRPVHIETIIEDKVTVFSYDGKEHLSEAA
- a CDS encoding DUF444 family protein, whose translation is MVLNIDNDQRRFKQIVQGKVRENLRKYINHGEMIGRQGKEFVSIPLPQLDIPHFRYGKNGSGGVGQGAGEVGSPLGPGKDGDAPGPAGSEPGEHILEVELSLAELAQILGDELELPRIEPKGKASLEQEKTRYTSIRRTGPESLRHFKRTYVQALRRQISTNTYDSGSPRVIPIRDDKRYRAWQTVQLPETNAAIIYAMDVSGSMTDEQKQIVRTEAFWINTWLASQYDGIVHRYVIHDAVAKEVDEETFYRTRESGGTRISSAYKVIHEIIRQDYPASDWNTYVFQFSDGDNWGEDNETSIRLLGQEILPQINLFCYGQVESPYGSGEYIKALAKVFGNSHEKLVLSEIENREGIFDSIKEFLGKGR
- a CDS encoding response regulator; this encodes MDNTTRGGKRILLVDDDQEILESMKLALESRGFQVMIARDGNHGLALAESERPDLLITDMMMPKRSGFLVLEKLRTSDDPNQSVMKIIMITGNEGNRHKSYAETLGVDDYIRKPFAMERLLESVEKLLGVE
- a CDS encoding serine protein kinase → MSAGKGIVSLIAERQDLHQFRKKHWVGSFEEYLDLVSQDPKVTRNSFERVYDMIMSYGTSTYEMAREKRVHYNFFDDPEEQGADAVFGLDEPLGALVNAFKSAAQGYGIEKRVLLLHGPVGSSKSTIARLLKRGLERYSQSDDGALYSLGWVDLENRSTIHWCPMHEEPLHLVPERFRPDVEQGLNAQHAEGEYRAKIRGELCPYCRHIYHERLKLYDGDWTRVIQDVRVRRVILSEKDRVGIGTFQPKDEKNQDSTELTGDINYRKIAEYGSDSDPRAFNFDGEFNVANRGIIEFVEVLKLDVAFLYDLLGASQEHKIKPKKFAQTDIDEVILGHTNEPEYRRLQNNEFMEALRDRTVKIDIPYNTTLADEIKIYEKDYNSRKVAGKHIAPHTIEMAAMWAVLTRLEQPKNAGLTLLQKLKLYNGKTLPGFTEDNIKELREAAISEGMLGISPRYVQDKISNALVVHPEAKSINPFMVLNELENGLKHHSLITHEETKQTYRELISVVKQEYTNIVKNEVQRAIAADEDALKRLCSNYIDSVRAYTQREKVRNKFTGQLEEPDERLMRSIEDKIDIPDSRKDDFRREIMNYIAALLMDGRTFDYKSNERLYKALELKLFEDQKDTIKLTSLVSKVVDADTQAKIDVVKTRLIRDFGYDDESATDVLNYVASIFARGDAK
- a CDS encoding BON domain-containing protein, whose protein sequence is MQTCLRLSLLLGLFAFHNLAFAQFSGGTINGGGASGIGSSGIGGGGIGSSGIGGSSGLGGSSSGRSTSGAFGNRSLGSSSTGGANNTFGGTQRGGLNQQQGQFGQNGGLGQNRQGQQRQFVGADSGDFANFFGSVVGAQQAAFQGMARQNNMNQGNQQNQGNQGNARSKKTVRAIRTVQFEFASPQPEVLTTTLSTRLNRTKSLSRLSGDIQVQMDGRTAILTGVVKDQRQRDLAERLCLLEPGVSKVQNDLTLPEEVPVPPVR